From one Microlunatus sp. Gsoil 973 genomic stretch:
- a CDS encoding type II secretion system F family protein, translating to MINQLSAVVAVLLAGTAVGAMISGPSTGLRRLGTSAHRSGAPPGGSPQRGSGAVAGLFAPRPGSLPAGHRKAFGLAAAVVVPLGLQGLTDIGPIAWCAAPAAGIAAYLLACRLEAPGARRRRQQLVDELPTALDLLSAAIAAGLPLRSAVRELVDVSEGPLAEDLRGVIAGIDLGRNDAEAWRSLGDHPALGPVSVDLARSVQSGTMIAAALQRHAAIARRDRRGEREARARTVGVRSVPPLMLCFVPAFLLISIVPIVASGILQALR from the coding sequence ATGATCAACCAGCTGTCCGCCGTCGTGGCCGTCCTGCTGGCGGGCACGGCCGTGGGCGCCATGATCTCCGGGCCGTCGACCGGGCTACGCAGGCTCGGGACGTCCGCTCACCGTTCCGGTGCGCCTCCGGGCGGCAGCCCGCAGCGTGGCTCCGGCGCCGTCGCTGGACTGTTCGCCCCGCGACCGGGATCGCTGCCGGCGGGGCACCGGAAAGCGTTCGGCCTGGCTGCCGCCGTCGTCGTCCCCCTCGGTCTGCAGGGGCTGACCGACATCGGGCCGATCGCCTGGTGCGCTGCCCCGGCGGCCGGCATCGCCGCGTACCTGCTGGCCTGTCGGTTGGAAGCGCCGGGCGCCCGGCGCCGGCGACAACAACTCGTCGATGAACTACCCACGGCGCTCGACCTGCTGTCTGCGGCGATCGCCGCCGGATTGCCACTGCGCTCGGCTGTCCGTGAGCTCGTCGACGTCTCGGAGGGACCGTTGGCCGAAGACCTGCGCGGCGTGATCGCCGGTATCGATCTCGGTCGCAACGATGCCGAGGCCTGGCGTTCGCTGGGTGATCATCCAGCCCTCGGCCCGGTCAGCGTCGACCTGGCTCGGTCGGTGCAGTCCGGGACCATGATCGCCGCCGCCTTGCAGCGGCACGCCGCCATCGCCCGGCGCGATCGCCGCGGCGAGCGGGAGGCCAGAGCACGGACCGTCGGCGTCAGATCCGTGCCGCCGCTGATGCTCTGCTTCGTGCCTGCCTTCCTCTTGATCAGCATCGTGCCGATCGTGGCCTCCGGCATCCTGCAGGCGCTGCGCTAA
- a CDS encoding type II secretion system F family protein, translating into MITVAVVLAGICGGLAVGPAPGRSMLARLVPVDQHIRTRPVPGRRPRTMLLGCVGVAVPVSLGAAVGARAFWLSVPVMITAATTWVLVRAAVVRRRAAAGRREAAQACSVLATQVRIGQPPLVAVRSAAADCPVLAPAVAVVDLGGDPVAVWRRQALTPGYGGLAEIARAWQLSIRTGADMGDALDKVAEGLFEDDALGLVIASEAAGPRASGKIMAVLPLAGIGLGYAIGGDPLRFLTRSPYGWACLVIGTLLACAGVLWMERVADRAAI; encoded by the coding sequence ATGATCACTGTCGCGGTTGTGTTGGCCGGCATCTGCGGCGGGCTGGCCGTGGGCCCTGCGCCCGGCCGGTCGATGCTGGCCCGACTCGTCCCCGTCGATCAGCACATCCGGACACGGCCGGTGCCGGGCCGTCGGCCGCGGACGATGCTGCTCGGGTGCGTCGGCGTCGCCGTTCCGGTGTCGCTCGGCGCGGCCGTCGGCGCTCGCGCGTTCTGGCTCAGTGTGCCCGTGATGATCACTGCCGCGACGACCTGGGTGCTGGTCCGGGCCGCTGTCGTCCGTCGTCGCGCGGCGGCCGGTCGGCGAGAGGCGGCCCAGGCCTGCTCGGTCCTGGCGACCCAGGTCCGGATCGGCCAACCTCCTCTGGTTGCTGTTCGGTCGGCGGCCGCGGACTGCCCCGTCCTAGCACCCGCGGTAGCGGTGGTCGATCTCGGTGGCGATCCGGTCGCGGTCTGGCGGCGGCAGGCGCTGACGCCCGGGTACGGCGGTCTGGCGGAGATCGCTCGCGCCTGGCAACTGTCGATCCGCACCGGCGCGGACATGGGGGACGCGCTCGACAAGGTGGCCGAGGGACTCTTCGAGGATGATGCACTCGGTCTGGTGATCGCGAGTGAGGCGGCGGGGCCGCGGGCCAGCGGCAAGATCATGGCGGTCCTCCCACTGGCCGGGATCGGTCTCGGATATGCCATCGGTGGCGATCCGCTGCGGTTCCTCACGAGGTCGCCGTACGGATGGGCCTGTCTCGTGATCGGCACCCTGCTGGCCTGCGCGGGCGTGCTCTGGATGGAGCGGGTCGCCGATCGTGCTGCGATCTAG
- a CDS encoding TadA family conjugal transfer-associated ATPase, protein MTAVAELEPIRAKLAALGRAHTAADVAEAMRAEGMLVSDAALRATVEAIRRDSVGAGPLDPLLRTEGVTDVLVNGPDQVFIDRGSGLEDAGVRFGSDAEVRRLAQRLAASVGRRLDDSTPFVDARLPDGTRVHAILGSLADPGTCISLRVPARKTLSLEDLTEAGTIPAAGAHLFTAMITARAAFLISGGTGSGKTTLLAALLSLMPPAERLVIVEDSRELSPRHPHVVRLEARPGNAERTGAVTMTDLVRQALRMRPDRLVVGEVRGAEICDLLTAMNTGHEGGCGTVHANSAADVPARLEALAAIGGLDRDAVHAQVHSALDLLVHIRRDPEGRRRVSELSVLERAGTRGLVTAVSAVEFDARRVRTGAGAGALERILSR, encoded by the coding sequence ATGACGGCGGTTGCGGAACTTGAGCCGATCCGGGCCAAGTTGGCAGCGCTGGGCAGGGCACACACCGCCGCCGATGTCGCCGAGGCGATGCGCGCCGAGGGGATGCTGGTCAGTGACGCCGCGCTGCGGGCGACGGTCGAGGCGATCCGCCGCGACAGCGTCGGCGCCGGCCCGTTGGACCCGCTGCTGCGAACCGAAGGGGTCACCGACGTGCTGGTCAACGGTCCGGACCAGGTATTCATCGATCGGGGCTCCGGCCTGGAGGACGCCGGCGTGCGGTTCGGGTCTGACGCCGAGGTGCGACGCCTCGCCCAACGACTCGCGGCGTCGGTCGGCCGGCGGCTCGATGACAGTACGCCGTTCGTCGACGCCCGGCTGCCCGACGGAACCCGGGTGCACGCCATTCTCGGGTCGCTCGCCGACCCGGGTACCTGCATCTCGTTACGCGTGCCGGCCAGGAAGACCCTCAGCCTCGAGGATCTGACCGAGGCGGGAACGATTCCGGCGGCGGGTGCGCACCTGTTCACGGCGATGATCACCGCCCGGGCTGCGTTCCTGATCAGTGGGGGCACCGGGTCGGGCAAGACGACCCTGCTCGCCGCCCTGCTCTCGCTGATGCCTCCGGCCGAGAGGTTGGTCATTGTCGAGGACTCCCGGGAGTTGTCGCCCCGGCATCCTCATGTCGTACGGCTCGAGGCGCGCCCGGGCAACGCCGAACGGACCGGCGCGGTCACCATGACCGACCTCGTCCGGCAGGCGCTGCGGATGCGCCCCGACCGACTCGTCGTGGGCGAGGTCCGCGGTGCGGAGATCTGCGATCTGCTCACCGCGATGAACACCGGTCACGAGGGCGGCTGCGGGACGGTTCACGCGAACTCGGCCGCCGACGTGCCGGCCAGGTTGGAGGCTCTGGCCGCCATCGGTGGCCTCGACCGTGACGCGGTACACGCCCAGGTGCACTCGGCGCTCGACCTGTTGGTGCACATCCGCCGCGATCCGGAGGGCAGGCGTCGGGTCAGCGAGCTCAGCGTCCTGGAGCGGGCCGGAACGCGCGGACTGGTCACGGCAGTCTCGGCGGTGGAGTTCGATGCCCGACGGGTACGGACCGGCGCCGGAGCCGGTGCGCTGGAACGGATCCTGTCCCGGTGA
- the ssd gene encoding septum site-determining protein Ssd yields MPTADQRAGRRRTPATDEDDWLRPEAGPASDHPLLLTADIELLDSVLAATAAAGAEPTVSDSTAAIRSLWSAAPMVVIGADRARGVAELLLPHRTEVYVVGPESRLAEMSAWSAPLGAAVIGMPDGAGTLTAAVSDVIGRGSGTGRLVTLVGGSGGIGTSSLAAALAVGAASLGLPAMLVDLDVLGGGIDLLVGAEGVAGWRWPRLGAAQGHLGDLTGHLPRLGGLDILSTARGEGPDTLSPEAVRAVLSSATRSHRVVVVDLPRSPAPAVVEALRRSTATLLVVSADVRGIAAGRVTAASLRDLTTVLALIVRRPRGGAIDAEVVAESVGVPLAGAVGTDATLRHGSERGDPPGRLPRSPLGRLSSRLLDRLLDEGGSL; encoded by the coding sequence ATGCCGACGGCCGACCAGCGCGCAGGGCGGCGTCGGACGCCCGCAACAGATGAGGATGACTGGCTGCGCCCCGAGGCGGGACCGGCCAGCGATCATCCGCTCCTGCTGACGGCCGACATCGAGTTGCTGGACAGCGTCCTCGCCGCGACAGCGGCGGCCGGTGCGGAGCCGACCGTGTCCGACTCGACGGCAGCAATCCGGTCACTGTGGTCCGCGGCGCCGATGGTGGTCATCGGAGCCGACCGCGCTCGTGGGGTTGCGGAGTTGCTGCTGCCACACCGGACCGAGGTGTACGTCGTCGGCCCGGAATCCCGGCTCGCTGAGATGTCGGCGTGGTCGGCACCTCTCGGTGCGGCGGTGATCGGGATGCCCGACGGCGCCGGCACCTTGACCGCGGCAGTCTCCGACGTCATCGGACGTGGCTCAGGGACCGGTCGGCTGGTCACGCTTGTCGGTGGATCGGGCGGTATCGGGACGTCGTCGCTCGCGGCCGCGCTGGCCGTGGGTGCGGCTTCCCTCGGACTTCCGGCGATGTTGGTCGACCTCGACGTGCTCGGCGGCGGGATCGACCTCCTCGTCGGGGCTGAGGGGGTGGCCGGCTGGAGATGGCCGAGGCTGGGTGCGGCGCAGGGGCATCTCGGCGATCTCACCGGCCACCTTCCCAGACTCGGTGGCCTGGACATCCTGTCGACCGCCCGCGGGGAAGGCCCGGACACACTGTCGCCGGAGGCAGTGCGAGCGGTGTTGTCATCGGCCACCCGCAGCCACCGTGTGGTTGTCGTCGACCTGCCACGATCGCCGGCCCCCGCCGTTGTCGAGGCGCTGCGGCGATCGACGGCCACTCTGCTCGTGGTGTCGGCGGATGTCCGGGGGATCGCCGCCGGCCGGGTCACGGCCGCCTCATTGCGGGACCTGACGACTGTGCTGGCGCTGATCGTGCGTCGACCCCGCGGTGGAGCGATCGATGCCGAGGTGGTTGCGGAGTCGGTCGGCGTGCCGTTGGCCGGGGCCGTCGGCACGGATGCCACGCTGCGGCATGGCTCTGAGCGCGGTGATCCGCCGGGCCGGCTACCGCGAAGTCCCCTGGGCCGGCTGAGCAGCCGCCTGCTGGACCGGTTGCTCGACGAGGGCGGATCGTTATGA
- a CDS encoding Fic family protein, with the protein MASPNSDPLADLARLEGVASAVMAARDAVDAVLRDRGRRQVTPEQQADALVRAARANAELGDLETSDQDGRPGRSGWEAGTLRLYVELVDCAALIRVSPLQAVARAHAVLARGLLPEDDLGRVRADPAAAERMASLGRLLTAPTTAPVIVVAAVAHAELITVSPFSIGNGIVGRAVEHMIMIAGDLDRPPVTVPELGHLQSGADYRRALDGYRSGAANGVREWLLHVAAAVTRGAELSPLRPAGTLRGGRRRG; encoded by the coding sequence GTGGCATCGCCGAACTCCGACCCGCTGGCCGATCTGGCACGTCTGGAAGGCGTAGCATCCGCGGTGATGGCCGCGCGGGATGCGGTGGATGCCGTGTTGCGGGACCGTGGCCGTCGCCAGGTCACACCCGAGCAGCAGGCCGACGCGCTGGTCCGGGCCGCGCGGGCCAACGCCGAGCTCGGTGATCTTGAGACCTCCGACCAGGATGGACGACCGGGTCGTTCCGGCTGGGAGGCAGGAACACTTCGTCTCTACGTCGAACTGGTCGATTGTGCGGCACTGATCCGGGTCTCACCCCTGCAGGCGGTGGCCAGAGCTCATGCCGTACTGGCTCGCGGTCTGCTGCCCGAAGATGATCTTGGTCGGGTCCGGGCCGACCCGGCAGCGGCGGAGCGGATGGCGTCGCTCGGGCGGCTGTTGACCGCACCGACGACGGCGCCGGTGATCGTGGTGGCCGCGGTGGCGCACGCCGAGTTGATCACCGTGAGCCCGTTCAGCATCGGCAACGGGATCGTGGGCCGAGCGGTCGAGCACATGATCATGATCGCCGGTGACCTCGACCGGCCACCGGTCACCGTTCCCGAGTTGGGACACCTGCAATCGGGTGCGGACTATCGCCGTGCGCTGGACGGATATCGGTCCGGTGCAGCCAACGGCGTCCGGGAGTGGCTGCTGCACGTCGCGGCGGCCGTGACCAGAGGGGCTGAGTTGTCTCCGCTCCGGCCGGCCGGAACGCTCCGGGGTGGCCGCCGCCGAGGCTGA